CTGGCCGGCATCGTCAAGACCGTCGGGACGACAGTGATCGTGATCATCGCCACGATGATGGGACTTGGAGAGATCGGGCTGGACATCACGCCCATCATCGCCGGCGCGGGTGTGGTGGGACTGGCCGTCGGCTTCGGCGCCCAGAGCCTGATCAAGGATGTCATCGCCGGCTTCTTCATCATCCTTGAGGGACAGTTCGCGGTGGGCGACGTAATCAAGACAGGTGAGATCAGCGGCCGCGTAGAGCAACTCAACCTGCGTGTGACGATCTTGCGGGATTTCAATAGTGGCGCGGTGCACTTTATCCCGAACAGCGAACTCAAGATCGTTTCGAACCTGACGAAGGAGTGGTCGCGGGTGGCCCTGGACATCGGCGTGGCCTATCATGAGGAGATTGATCGGGTGATCGGCGTACTGCAGCAGATCGGGCAGGATCTGGCAAGGGATGAGCAGATGGGGCCGCTGATCCTGGAACCGCCGGAGGTCCTCGGCATTGAGTCATTCGGCGAGTCCCAGGTCACCATCAAGGC
The Candidatus Methylomirabilis sp. DNA segment above includes these coding regions:
- a CDS encoding mechanosensitive ion channel family protein; amino-acid sequence: MNARAFEETFHWLRTGGVRLAIIVAGSLMLVRLLKLASDRVARAVAVEGADQVSEREKRALTLAGIVKTVGTTVIVIIATMMGLGEIGLDITPIIAGAGVVGLAVGFGAQSLIKDVIAGFFIILEGQFAVGDVIKTGEISGRVEQLNLRVTILRDFNSGAVHFIPNSELKIVSNLTKEWSRVALDIGVAYHEEIDRVIGVLQQIGQDLARDEQMGPLILEPPEVLGIESFGESQVTIKALVKTLPQRQWEVAREFRRRIKATFEKEGIEMPYPTRVHLTRIESLPPKEQL